Proteins from a single region of Nomia melanderi isolate GNS246 chromosome 9, iyNomMela1, whole genome shotgun sequence:
- the LOC116432449 gene encoding putative phospholipid-transporting ATPase IIA isoform X1, giving the protein MAIATSIVERYNMRLEEMPLRLSSDERDFEMDEETDYLLQPSEDSIRLLTSRRRRINDCSLFFKNFVCGCCTWMWRRCCRVRELRARVIHIGQPMHEKFPTNVIRNQKYNVVTFLPLVLFQQFKFFLNLYFLLMAISQFIPDIRIGYLYTYWGPLCFVLTVTICREAIDDFRRYKRDKEVNAQKYYRLVKGFEMPELVPSSKLRVGDLVIVEKGQRVPADLVLLRTTEKAGACFVRTDQLDGETDWKLRLAVPATQKLESNSQLFDIKASIYVEKPQKDIHSFIGTFTRYDGYSSEESLGVDNTLWANTAIASGSALGVVVYTGQETRSLMNHSAPRSKVGLLDQEINQLTKVLFCAVIGLALVMMSLKGFNGPWYRYMFRFVLLFSYIIPISLRVNLDMGKAFYAWCIQRDKEISGTVVRTTTIPEELGRISYLLSDKTGTLTQNKMVFKKLHLGMMSYGQETFDEITSVLNTCYSSNSETSPMKPSATMHSGKVRRSESTRIYDAVHALALCHNVTPVYDEVTKPANLDTVSVQTGETEDSGSIQSQTEADQHYYLPEQKRNYQASSPDEVALVKWTEEMGLALIKRDLNFMQLKAPNGKILNYTILQIFPFTSETKRMGIIVKEESNSEIIFYLKGADVVMSGIVQYNDWLEEECGNMAREGLRTLVVAKKNLTEEQYLDFEARYNAARMSVSDRVSRVTAVIESLEREMELLCVTGVEDRLQDRVRPTLEFLRNAGIKIWMLTGDKLETATCIAKSSCLVSRTQGLHVFKSVVTRTDAHLELNTFRKKQDCALVISGDSLEVCLQYYEQEFLELACGSPAVVCCRCSPTQKADVVSLIQRHTGKRTAAVGDGGNDVSMIQAADAGIGLEGLEGRQASLAADFSISQFSHLANLLLVHGRRSYKRSAALSQFVIHRGLIISTMQAVFSAVFYLSSVSLYQGFLMVGYGTIYTMFPVFSLVLDKDVSGRIALTYPELYKELSKGRSLSYKTFFMWILISIYQGGVIMYGALIMFKDEFIHIVAISFTALVLTELIMVALTIRTWHYIMILAEIFSLALYLLSLVVLKDYFDAEFIKTTDFLWKVLLITLISCMPLYILKFLRKKFSPPSYTKLS; this is encoded by the exons ATGGCAATTGCAACTTCTATCGTTGAACGATAT AATATGCGATTAGAGGAGATGCCATTGCGTTTAAGCTCGGACGAGCGGGATTTTGAAATGGACGAGGAGACCGATTATCTTCTACAGCCCTCCGAGGACAGTATACGACTTCTAACTTCGAGGAGACGACGAATCAACGATTGTTCCctatttttcaagaatttcgTTTGCGG ATGTTGTACCTGGATGTGGAGGAGATGCTGCAGAGTACGCGAATTAAGAGCAAGGGTTATTCATATAGGTCAACCGATGCACGAAAAATTTCCCACTAACGTCATAAGAAATCAGAAGTACAATGTGGTTACGTTTCTACCTTTG GTTCTTTTCCAACAGTTcaaatttttcttgaatttgtattttttgctTATGGCAATATCTCAGTTTATACCAGATATCCGAATAGGATACCTGTACACATACTGGGGGCCGTTATGCTTCGTATTGACCGTTACTATTTGTCGAGAAGCGATCGATGACTTCAGACGCTACAAGAGAGACAAAGAGGTCAATGCACAGAAATATTATAGACTCGTTAAAGGGTTCGAGATGCCAGAATTGGTACCCAGTTCCAAGCTGAGAGTCGGTGATCTG GTAATTGTTGAAAAGGGTCAGAGAGTCCCAGCAGATTTGGTGTTATTACGTACAACTGAAAAAGCAGGAGCATGTTTCGTACGAACGGATCAGTTGGATGGAGAAACAGATTGGAAGCTACGATTGGCTGTACCAGCAACTCAAAAATTAGAAAGTAACTCCCAGCTGTTCGACATAAAAGCGAGTATATACGTTGAGAAACCGCAAAAGGATATTCACAGCTTCATAGGAACATTCACAAGG TACGACGGGTACAGTAGCGAAGAAAGTTTAGGCGTTGACAACACGTTGTGGGCAAACACGGCTATCGCATCGGGTTCGGCTCTTGGTGTTGTCGTTTACACAGGGCAGGAAACGAGATCTCTCATGAATCATTCGGCGCCACGGTCGAAAGTTGGCTTGTTagatcaagaaataaatcaattgacAAAG GTGTTATTCTGCGCTGTTATCGGACTCGCGTTAGTAATGATGTCTTTAAAGGGATTTAACGGGCCATGGTACCGTTAcatgtttcgtttcgttttattattttcttacataaTACCGATCAGCTTAAGAGTAAATTTAGACATGGGGAAAGCCTTTTATGCATGGTGCATACAAAGGGACAAAGAAATTAGTGGAACGGTTGTGAGAACAACTACCATACCGGAAGAGCTTGGTCGCATATCATACCTATTAAGTGACAAAACCGGCACGTTAACGCAAAACAAAatggtttttaaaaaattacatttaggcATGATGTCTTATGGTCAAGAAACGTTTGACGAAATTACGTCTGTGCTGAATACATGCTATTCTTCCAATTCCGAAACCTCTCCTATGAAACCATCGGCGACTATGCATAGCGGAAAAGTAAGGAGATCCGAGAGTACCAGGATATACGATGCAGTGCATGCTTTAGCGTTATGTCATAACGTTACTCCGGTTTACGACGAGGTAACAAAGCCAGCAAATTTGGACACGGTCAGTGTACAAACAGGGGAGACGGAAGATTCCGGATCGATTCAAAG TCAAACAGAGGCGGATCAACATTACTATTTACCGGAACAAAAACGAAACTATCAAGCTTCGAGCCCGGACGAAGTAGCATTAGTCAAGTGGACGGAAGAAATGGGATTAGCCTTGATTAAACGAGACCTAAATTTTATGCAATTGAAAGCTCCAAATGGCAAAATTTTAAACTACacgattttacaaatatttccattcacATCGGAAACTAAACGAATGGGCATAATAGTAAAAGAGGAGTCTAattctgaaataatattttatctgaAAGGTGCAGACGTAGTGATGTCCGGAATAGTGCAATATAACGATTGGTTGGAAGAAGAATGTGGTAACATGGCTCGAGAAGGTTTGAGAACGCTCGTTGTCGCGAAGAAAAATTTAACAGAAGAACAATACCTCGATTTTGAAGCAAG ATATAATGCAGCGAGAATGAGCGTCAGTGATCGAGTTTCCCGGGTTACCGCTGTTATCGAAAGTTTGGAAAGGGAAATGGAATTATTATGTGTGACTGGAGTCGAAGATAGATTGCAGGATAGAGTAAGACCAACGttagaatttttaagaaatgCTGGAATTAAA ATTTGGATGCTGACAGGCGATAAATTGGAAACGGCAACTTGTATAGCGAAATCTTCGTGTTTAGTTTCACGAACGCAGGGTCTTCACGTTTTTAAATCAGTAGTAACTCGGACCGATGCGCACTTGGAGTTGAACACATTTCGCAAAAAGCAAGATTGTGCCTTAGTGATCAGCGGAGATTCTCTGGAAGTATGTTTGCAATATTACGAACAGGAATTTTTGGAATtagcctgtggttcaccggctGTCGTCTGCTGCCGATGTTCGCCTACACAAAAGGCTGACGTAGTCAGTCTTATCCAAAGGCACACGGGGAAAAGAACCGCAGCTGTCGGAGACGGTGGAAATGATGTGTCTATGATCCAAGCAGCGGACGCTG GTATAGGTCTCGAAGGTCTCGAGGGAAGACAGGCCTCTTTGGCCGCAGACTTCTCCATTTCTCAGTTTAGTCATTTGGCCAATCTTCTATTGGTTCACGGCCGAAGAAGTTACAAACGTTCCGCTGCTTTAAGTCAATTTGTTATTCATCGAGGCTTAATTATTTCTACTATGCAAGCTGTATTTTCTGCGGTCTTTTATTTATCGTCGGTATCCTTGTATCAGGGATTTTTAATGGTGGG TTATGGAACAATATATACAATGTTTCCAGTATTTTCTTTGGTACTGGACAAAGATGTGTCTGGAAGAATTGCACTCACTTATccagaattatataaagaattGAGTAAAGGACGATCATTGTCCTATAAGACGTTTTTCATGTGGATTTTAATAAGCATATATCAAG GTGGAGTCATAATGTACGGCGCACTTATAATGTTTAAAGATGAATTTATTCATATAGTGGCTATTAGTTTCACAGCTCTCGTGTTAACGGAATTAATTATGGTAGCTTTGACTATCAGAACGTGGCATTATATTATGATACTTGCAGAGATTTTCTCCTTGGCACTTTATTTGTTATCTCTGGTCGTTTTAAAGGACTACTTTG ATGCCGAGTTCATAAAGACGACAGACTTCTTATGGAAAGTATTGTTGATAACTTTAATTTCATGCATGCCACTGTACATTTTGAAAttcttaagaaaaaaattttcaCCTCCTAGTTACACCAAATTATCTTAA
- the LOC116432449 gene encoding putative phospholipid-transporting ATPase IIB isoform X3, with protein MRLEEMPLRLSSDERDFEMDEETDYLLQPSEDSIRLLTSRRRRINDCSLFFKNFVCGCCTWMWRRCCRVRELRARVIHIGQPMHEKFPTNVIRNQKYNVVTFLPLVLFQQFKFFLNLYFLLMAISQFIPDIRIGYLYTYWGPLCFVLTVTICREAIDDFRRYKRDKEVNAQKYYRLVKGFEMPELVPSSKLRVGDLVIVEKGQRVPADLVLLRTTEKAGACFVRTDQLDGETDWKLRLAVPATQKLESNSQLFDIKASIYVEKPQKDIHSFIGTFTRYDGYSSEESLGVDNTLWANTAIASGSALGVVVYTGQETRSLMNHSAPRSKVGLLDQEINQLTKVLFCAVIGLALVMMSLKGFNGPWYRYMFRFVLLFSYIIPISLRVNLDMGKAFYAWCIQRDKEISGTVVRTTTIPEELGRISYLLSDKTGTLTQNKMVFKKLHLGMMSYGQETFDEITSVLNTCYSSNSETSPMKPSATMHSGKVRRSESTRIYDAVHALALCHNVTPVYDEVTKPANLDTVSVQTGETEDSGSIQSQTEADQHYYLPEQKRNYQASSPDEVALVKWTEEMGLALIKRDLNFMQLKAPNGKILNYTILQIFPFTSETKRMGIIVKEESNSEIIFYLKGADVVMSGIVQYNDWLEEECGNMAREGLRTLVVAKKNLTEEQYLDFEARYNAARMSVSDRVSRVTAVIESLEREMELLCVTGVEDRLQDRVRPTLEFLRNAGIKIWMLTGDKLETATCIAKSSCLVSRTQGLHVFKSVVTRTDAHLELNTFRKKQDCALVISGDSLEVCLQYYEQEFLELACGSPAVVCCRCSPTQKADVVSLIQRHTGKRTAAVGDGGNDVSMIQAADAGIGLEGLEGRQASLAADFSISQFSHLANLLLVHGRRSYKRSAALSQFVIHRGLIISTMQAVFSAVFYLSSVSLYQGFLMVGYGTIYTMFPVFSLVLDKDVSGRIALTYPELYKELSKGRSLSYKTFFMWILISIYQGGVIMYGALIMFKDEFIHIVAISFTALVLTELIMVALTIRTWHYIMILAEIFSLALYLLSLVVLKDYFDAEFIKTTDFLWKVLLITLISCMPLYILKFLRKKFSPPSYTKLS; from the exons ATGCGATTAGAGGAGATGCCATTGCGTTTAAGCTCGGACGAGCGGGATTTTGAAATGGACGAGGAGACCGATTATCTTCTACAGCCCTCCGAGGACAGTATACGACTTCTAACTTCGAGGAGACGACGAATCAACGATTGTTCCctatttttcaagaatttcgTTTGCGG ATGTTGTACCTGGATGTGGAGGAGATGCTGCAGAGTACGCGAATTAAGAGCAAGGGTTATTCATATAGGTCAACCGATGCACGAAAAATTTCCCACTAACGTCATAAGAAATCAGAAGTACAATGTGGTTACGTTTCTACCTTTG GTTCTTTTCCAACAGTTcaaatttttcttgaatttgtattttttgctTATGGCAATATCTCAGTTTATACCAGATATCCGAATAGGATACCTGTACACATACTGGGGGCCGTTATGCTTCGTATTGACCGTTACTATTTGTCGAGAAGCGATCGATGACTTCAGACGCTACAAGAGAGACAAAGAGGTCAATGCACAGAAATATTATAGACTCGTTAAAGGGTTCGAGATGCCAGAATTGGTACCCAGTTCCAAGCTGAGAGTCGGTGATCTG GTAATTGTTGAAAAGGGTCAGAGAGTCCCAGCAGATTTGGTGTTATTACGTACAACTGAAAAAGCAGGAGCATGTTTCGTACGAACGGATCAGTTGGATGGAGAAACAGATTGGAAGCTACGATTGGCTGTACCAGCAACTCAAAAATTAGAAAGTAACTCCCAGCTGTTCGACATAAAAGCGAGTATATACGTTGAGAAACCGCAAAAGGATATTCACAGCTTCATAGGAACATTCACAAGG TACGACGGGTACAGTAGCGAAGAAAGTTTAGGCGTTGACAACACGTTGTGGGCAAACACGGCTATCGCATCGGGTTCGGCTCTTGGTGTTGTCGTTTACACAGGGCAGGAAACGAGATCTCTCATGAATCATTCGGCGCCACGGTCGAAAGTTGGCTTGTTagatcaagaaataaatcaattgacAAAG GTGTTATTCTGCGCTGTTATCGGACTCGCGTTAGTAATGATGTCTTTAAAGGGATTTAACGGGCCATGGTACCGTTAcatgtttcgtttcgttttattattttcttacataaTACCGATCAGCTTAAGAGTAAATTTAGACATGGGGAAAGCCTTTTATGCATGGTGCATACAAAGGGACAAAGAAATTAGTGGAACGGTTGTGAGAACAACTACCATACCGGAAGAGCTTGGTCGCATATCATACCTATTAAGTGACAAAACCGGCACGTTAACGCAAAACAAAatggtttttaaaaaattacatttaggcATGATGTCTTATGGTCAAGAAACGTTTGACGAAATTACGTCTGTGCTGAATACATGCTATTCTTCCAATTCCGAAACCTCTCCTATGAAACCATCGGCGACTATGCATAGCGGAAAAGTAAGGAGATCCGAGAGTACCAGGATATACGATGCAGTGCATGCTTTAGCGTTATGTCATAACGTTACTCCGGTTTACGACGAGGTAACAAAGCCAGCAAATTTGGACACGGTCAGTGTACAAACAGGGGAGACGGAAGATTCCGGATCGATTCAAAG TCAAACAGAGGCGGATCAACATTACTATTTACCGGAACAAAAACGAAACTATCAAGCTTCGAGCCCGGACGAAGTAGCATTAGTCAAGTGGACGGAAGAAATGGGATTAGCCTTGATTAAACGAGACCTAAATTTTATGCAATTGAAAGCTCCAAATGGCAAAATTTTAAACTACacgattttacaaatatttccattcacATCGGAAACTAAACGAATGGGCATAATAGTAAAAGAGGAGTCTAattctgaaataatattttatctgaAAGGTGCAGACGTAGTGATGTCCGGAATAGTGCAATATAACGATTGGTTGGAAGAAGAATGTGGTAACATGGCTCGAGAAGGTTTGAGAACGCTCGTTGTCGCGAAGAAAAATTTAACAGAAGAACAATACCTCGATTTTGAAGCAAG ATATAATGCAGCGAGAATGAGCGTCAGTGATCGAGTTTCCCGGGTTACCGCTGTTATCGAAAGTTTGGAAAGGGAAATGGAATTATTATGTGTGACTGGAGTCGAAGATAGATTGCAGGATAGAGTAAGACCAACGttagaatttttaagaaatgCTGGAATTAAA ATTTGGATGCTGACAGGCGATAAATTGGAAACGGCAACTTGTATAGCGAAATCTTCGTGTTTAGTTTCACGAACGCAGGGTCTTCACGTTTTTAAATCAGTAGTAACTCGGACCGATGCGCACTTGGAGTTGAACACATTTCGCAAAAAGCAAGATTGTGCCTTAGTGATCAGCGGAGATTCTCTGGAAGTATGTTTGCAATATTACGAACAGGAATTTTTGGAATtagcctgtggttcaccggctGTCGTCTGCTGCCGATGTTCGCCTACACAAAAGGCTGACGTAGTCAGTCTTATCCAAAGGCACACGGGGAAAAGAACCGCAGCTGTCGGAGACGGTGGAAATGATGTGTCTATGATCCAAGCAGCGGACGCTG GTATAGGTCTCGAAGGTCTCGAGGGAAGACAGGCCTCTTTGGCCGCAGACTTCTCCATTTCTCAGTTTAGTCATTTGGCCAATCTTCTATTGGTTCACGGCCGAAGAAGTTACAAACGTTCCGCTGCTTTAAGTCAATTTGTTATTCATCGAGGCTTAATTATTTCTACTATGCAAGCTGTATTTTCTGCGGTCTTTTATTTATCGTCGGTATCCTTGTATCAGGGATTTTTAATGGTGGG TTATGGAACAATATATACAATGTTTCCAGTATTTTCTTTGGTACTGGACAAAGATGTGTCTGGAAGAATTGCACTCACTTATccagaattatataaagaattGAGTAAAGGACGATCATTGTCCTATAAGACGTTTTTCATGTGGATTTTAATAAGCATATATCAAG GTGGAGTCATAATGTACGGCGCACTTATAATGTTTAAAGATGAATTTATTCATATAGTGGCTATTAGTTTCACAGCTCTCGTGTTAACGGAATTAATTATGGTAGCTTTGACTATCAGAACGTGGCATTATATTATGATACTTGCAGAGATTTTCTCCTTGGCACTTTATTTGTTATCTCTGGTCGTTTTAAAGGACTACTTTG ATGCCGAGTTCATAAAGACGACAGACTTCTTATGGAAAGTATTGTTGATAACTTTAATTTCATGCATGCCACTGTACATTTTGAAAttcttaagaaaaaaattttcaCCTCCTAGTTACACCAAATTATCTTAA
- the LOC116432449 gene encoding putative phospholipid-transporting ATPase IIB isoform X6, with product MLNACCTWMWRRCCRVRELRARVIHIGQPMHEKFPTNVIRNQKYNVVTFLPLVLFQQFKFFLNLYFLLMAISQFIPDIRIGYLYTYWGPLCFVLTVTICREAIDDFRRYKRDKEVNAQKYYRLVKGFEMPELVPSSKLRVGDLVIVEKGQRVPADLVLLRTTEKAGACFVRTDQLDGETDWKLRLAVPATQKLESNSQLFDIKASIYVEKPQKDIHSFIGTFTRYDGYSSEESLGVDNTLWANTAIASGSALGVVVYTGQETRSLMNHSAPRSKVGLLDQEINQLTKVLFCAVIGLALVMMSLKGFNGPWYRYMFRFVLLFSYIIPISLRVNLDMGKAFYAWCIQRDKEISGTVVRTTTIPEELGRISYLLSDKTGTLTQNKMVFKKLHLGMMSYGQETFDEITSVLNTCYSSNSETSPMKPSATMHSGKVRRSESTRIYDAVHALALCHNVTPVYDEVTKPANLDTVSVQTGETEDSGSIQSQTEADQHYYLPEQKRNYQASSPDEVALVKWTEEMGLALIKRDLNFMQLKAPNGKILNYTILQIFPFTSETKRMGIIVKEESNSEIIFYLKGADVVMSGIVQYNDWLEEECGNMAREGLRTLVVAKKNLTEEQYLDFEARYNAARMSVSDRVSRVTAVIESLEREMELLCVTGVEDRLQDRVRPTLEFLRNAGIKIWMLTGDKLETATCIAKSSCLVSRTQGLHVFKSVVTRTDAHLELNTFRKKQDCALVISGDSLEVCLQYYEQEFLELACGSPAVVCCRCSPTQKADVVSLIQRHTGKRTAAVGDGGNDVSMIQAADAGIGLEGLEGRQASLAADFSISQFSHLANLLLVHGRRSYKRSAALSQFVIHRGLIISTMQAVFSAVFYLSSVSLYQGFLMVGYGTIYTMFPVFSLVLDKDVSGRIALTYPELYKELSKGRSLSYKTFFMWILISIYQGGVIMYGALIMFKDEFIHIVAISFTALVLTELIMVALTIRTWHYIMILAEIFSLALYLLSLVVLKDYFDAEFIKTTDFLWKVLLITLISCMPLYILKFLRKKFSPPSYTKLS from the exons ATGTTAAACGC ATGTTGTACCTGGATGTGGAGGAGATGCTGCAGAGTACGCGAATTAAGAGCAAGGGTTATTCATATAGGTCAACCGATGCACGAAAAATTTCCCACTAACGTCATAAGAAATCAGAAGTACAATGTGGTTACGTTTCTACCTTTG GTTCTTTTCCAACAGTTcaaatttttcttgaatttgtattttttgctTATGGCAATATCTCAGTTTATACCAGATATCCGAATAGGATACCTGTACACATACTGGGGGCCGTTATGCTTCGTATTGACCGTTACTATTTGTCGAGAAGCGATCGATGACTTCAGACGCTACAAGAGAGACAAAGAGGTCAATGCACAGAAATATTATAGACTCGTTAAAGGGTTCGAGATGCCAGAATTGGTACCCAGTTCCAAGCTGAGAGTCGGTGATCTG GTAATTGTTGAAAAGGGTCAGAGAGTCCCAGCAGATTTGGTGTTATTACGTACAACTGAAAAAGCAGGAGCATGTTTCGTACGAACGGATCAGTTGGATGGAGAAACAGATTGGAAGCTACGATTGGCTGTACCAGCAACTCAAAAATTAGAAAGTAACTCCCAGCTGTTCGACATAAAAGCGAGTATATACGTTGAGAAACCGCAAAAGGATATTCACAGCTTCATAGGAACATTCACAAGG TACGACGGGTACAGTAGCGAAGAAAGTTTAGGCGTTGACAACACGTTGTGGGCAAACACGGCTATCGCATCGGGTTCGGCTCTTGGTGTTGTCGTTTACACAGGGCAGGAAACGAGATCTCTCATGAATCATTCGGCGCCACGGTCGAAAGTTGGCTTGTTagatcaagaaataaatcaattgacAAAG GTGTTATTCTGCGCTGTTATCGGACTCGCGTTAGTAATGATGTCTTTAAAGGGATTTAACGGGCCATGGTACCGTTAcatgtttcgtttcgttttattattttcttacataaTACCGATCAGCTTAAGAGTAAATTTAGACATGGGGAAAGCCTTTTATGCATGGTGCATACAAAGGGACAAAGAAATTAGTGGAACGGTTGTGAGAACAACTACCATACCGGAAGAGCTTGGTCGCATATCATACCTATTAAGTGACAAAACCGGCACGTTAACGCAAAACAAAatggtttttaaaaaattacatttaggcATGATGTCTTATGGTCAAGAAACGTTTGACGAAATTACGTCTGTGCTGAATACATGCTATTCTTCCAATTCCGAAACCTCTCCTATGAAACCATCGGCGACTATGCATAGCGGAAAAGTAAGGAGATCCGAGAGTACCAGGATATACGATGCAGTGCATGCTTTAGCGTTATGTCATAACGTTACTCCGGTTTACGACGAGGTAACAAAGCCAGCAAATTTGGACACGGTCAGTGTACAAACAGGGGAGACGGAAGATTCCGGATCGATTCAAAG TCAAACAGAGGCGGATCAACATTACTATTTACCGGAACAAAAACGAAACTATCAAGCTTCGAGCCCGGACGAAGTAGCATTAGTCAAGTGGACGGAAGAAATGGGATTAGCCTTGATTAAACGAGACCTAAATTTTATGCAATTGAAAGCTCCAAATGGCAAAATTTTAAACTACacgattttacaaatatttccattcacATCGGAAACTAAACGAATGGGCATAATAGTAAAAGAGGAGTCTAattctgaaataatattttatctgaAAGGTGCAGACGTAGTGATGTCCGGAATAGTGCAATATAACGATTGGTTGGAAGAAGAATGTGGTAACATGGCTCGAGAAGGTTTGAGAACGCTCGTTGTCGCGAAGAAAAATTTAACAGAAGAACAATACCTCGATTTTGAAGCAAG ATATAATGCAGCGAGAATGAGCGTCAGTGATCGAGTTTCCCGGGTTACCGCTGTTATCGAAAGTTTGGAAAGGGAAATGGAATTATTATGTGTGACTGGAGTCGAAGATAGATTGCAGGATAGAGTAAGACCAACGttagaatttttaagaaatgCTGGAATTAAA ATTTGGATGCTGACAGGCGATAAATTGGAAACGGCAACTTGTATAGCGAAATCTTCGTGTTTAGTTTCACGAACGCAGGGTCTTCACGTTTTTAAATCAGTAGTAACTCGGACCGATGCGCACTTGGAGTTGAACACATTTCGCAAAAAGCAAGATTGTGCCTTAGTGATCAGCGGAGATTCTCTGGAAGTATGTTTGCAATATTACGAACAGGAATTTTTGGAATtagcctgtggttcaccggctGTCGTCTGCTGCCGATGTTCGCCTACACAAAAGGCTGACGTAGTCAGTCTTATCCAAAGGCACACGGGGAAAAGAACCGCAGCTGTCGGAGACGGTGGAAATGATGTGTCTATGATCCAAGCAGCGGACGCTG GTATAGGTCTCGAAGGTCTCGAGGGAAGACAGGCCTCTTTGGCCGCAGACTTCTCCATTTCTCAGTTTAGTCATTTGGCCAATCTTCTATTGGTTCACGGCCGAAGAAGTTACAAACGTTCCGCTGCTTTAAGTCAATTTGTTATTCATCGAGGCTTAATTATTTCTACTATGCAAGCTGTATTTTCTGCGGTCTTTTATTTATCGTCGGTATCCTTGTATCAGGGATTTTTAATGGTGGG TTATGGAACAATATATACAATGTTTCCAGTATTTTCTTTGGTACTGGACAAAGATGTGTCTGGAAGAATTGCACTCACTTATccagaattatataaagaattGAGTAAAGGACGATCATTGTCCTATAAGACGTTTTTCATGTGGATTTTAATAAGCATATATCAAG GTGGAGTCATAATGTACGGCGCACTTATAATGTTTAAAGATGAATTTATTCATATAGTGGCTATTAGTTTCACAGCTCTCGTGTTAACGGAATTAATTATGGTAGCTTTGACTATCAGAACGTGGCATTATATTATGATACTTGCAGAGATTTTCTCCTTGGCACTTTATTTGTTATCTCTGGTCGTTTTAAAGGACTACTTTG ATGCCGAGTTCATAAAGACGACAGACTTCTTATGGAAAGTATTGTTGATAACTTTAATTTCATGCATGCCACTGTACATTTTGAAAttcttaagaaaaaaattttcaCCTCCTAGTTACACCAAATTATCTTAA